Proteins encoded in a region of the Procambarus clarkii isolate CNS0578487 chromosome 28, FALCON_Pclarkii_2.0, whole genome shotgun sequence genome:
- the LOC138369425 gene encoding mucin-22-like, translated as MTQASNVTYKMTQASNVTYKMTQASNVTYKMTQASIVTKMTQASNVTYKMTQASIVTYKMTQASIVTKMTQASNVTYKMTQASNVTYKMTQASIVTYKMTQASIVTYKMTQASVVTYKMTQASIVTYKMTQASIVTYKMTQASNVTYKMTQASNVTYKMTQASIVTYKMTQASNVTYKMTQASNVTYKMTQASIVTYKMTQASNVTYKMTQASNVTYKITQASIVTYKMTQASNVTYKMTQASVVTYKMTQASNVTYKMTQASNVTYKMTQASIVTYKMTQASIVTYKMTQASNVTYKMTQASNVTYKMTQASIVTYKMTQASIVTYKMTQASVVTYKMTQASNVTYKMTQASNVTYKMTQASNVTYKMTQASIVTYKMTQASIVTYKMTQASIVTYKMTQASIVTYKMTQASVVTYKMTQASIVTYKMTQASIVTYKMTQASNVTYKMTQASNVTRETRGHGSE; from the coding sequence ATGACCCAAGCCAGTAATGTGACCTACAAGATGACCCAAGCCAGTAATGTGACCTACAAGATGACCCAAGCCAGTAATGTGACCTACAAGATGACCCAAGCCAGTATTGTGACCAAGATGACCCAAGCCAGTAATGTGACCTACAAGATGACCCAAGCCAGTATTGTGACCTACAAGATGACCCAAGCCAGTATTGTGACCAAGATGACCCAAGCCAGTAATGTGACCTACAAGATGACCCAAGCCAGTAATGTGACCTACAAGATGACCCAAGCCAGTATTGTGACCTACAAGATGACCCAAGCCAGTATTGTGACCTACAAGATGACCCAAGCCAGTGTTGTGACCTACAAGATGACCCAAGCCAGTATTGTGACCTACAAGATGACCCAAGCCAGTATTGTGACCTACAAGATGACCCAAGCCAGTAATGTGACCTACAAGATGACCCAAGCCAGTAATGTGACCTACAAGATGACCCAAGCCAGTATTGTGACCTACAAGATGACCCAAGCCAGTAATGTGACCTACAAGATGACCCAAGCCAGTAATGTGACCTACAAGATGACCCAAGCCAGTATTGTGACCTACAAGATGACCCAAGCCAGTAATGTGACCTACAAGATGACCCAAGCCAGTAATGTGACCTACAAGATCACCCAAGCCAGTATTGTGACCTACAAGATGACCCAAGCCAGTAATGTGACCTACAAGATGACCCAAGCCAGTGTTGTGACCTACAAGATGACCCAAGCCAGTAATGTGACCTACAAGATGACCCAAGCCAGTAATGTGACCTACAAGATGACCCAAGCCAGTATTGTGACCTACAAGATGACCCAAGCCAGTATTGTGACCTACAAGATGACCCAAGCCAGTAATGTGACCTACAAGATGACCCAAGCCAGTAATGTGACCTACAAGATGACCCAAGCCAGTATTGTGACCTACAAGATGACCCAAGCCAGTATTGTGACCTACAAGATGACCCAAGCCAGTGTTGTGACCTACAAGATGACCCAAGCCAGTAATGTGACCTACAAGATGACCCAAGCCAGTAATGTGACCTACAAGATGACCCAAGCCAGTAATGTGACCTACAAGATGACCCAAGCCAGTATTGTGACCTACAAGATGACCCAAGCCAGTATTGTGACCTACAAGATGACCCAAGCCAGTATTGTGACCTACAAGATGACCCAAGCCAGTATTGTGACCTACAAGATGACCCAAGCCAGTGTTGTGACCTACAAGATGACCCAAGCCAGTATTGTGACCTACAAGATGACCCAAGCCAGTATTGTGACCTACAAGATGACCCAAGCCAGTAATGTGACCTACAAGATGACCCAAGCCAGTAATGTGACACGCGAGACAAGAGGTCACGGAAGTGAATAA